The following proteins come from a genomic window of Finegoldia magna ATCC 29328:
- a CDS encoding ABC transporter ATP-binding protein: MENNKIELKNVYKSYDGENYSVKDFNLTMNDGEFIVFVGPSGCGKTTTLRMIAGLEDITKGDLIIDGKRMNDVSPQDRDLAMVFQNYALYPHMTIYENIAYPLKLRKIDKQEIDKSVKDAAEILGITHLLEKKPSMLSGGEKQRVALGRCIVRQPHAFLMDEPLSNLDFKLRLKMRTEISNLQSKLHKTFIYVTHDQAEALTMGDKIVVMKKGEILQVGNGDEIYNNPNCKFVADFIGSAPTNFVKVNGDLTVGDNTYKFAHPKPFYMSFRPEKASPYEKDGFKFDLTLTAIENLGSEQYLYGSLLENSIVIKDFENKDYKVGESYTFYVDKNDLLFFDFETEKRVENEMTM; encoded by the coding sequence ATGGAAAATAATAAAATTGAATTAAAAAATGTTTACAAATCTTACGACGGCGAAAATTACAGCGTAAAAGATTTTAATCTTACAATGAATGACGGAGAATTCATAGTTTTCGTTGGGCCTTCTGGTTGTGGCAAGACAACAACTTTGAGAATGATTGCAGGACTTGAAGATATTACCAAAGGAGACCTTATAATTGACGGAAAGCGTATGAACGATGTTTCTCCACAAGACAGAGATTTGGCGATGGTTTTTCAAAATTATGCATTGTATCCTCACATGACAATTTATGAAAATATTGCATATCCTTTGAAACTTAGAAAAATCGATAAACAAGAAATCGATAAATCTGTAAAAGACGCAGCAGAAATTCTTGGCATCACTCATTTATTAGAGAAAAAACCAAGCATGCTTTCTGGTGGTGAAAAGCAAAGAGTTGCATTAGGTAGATGTATCGTTCGTCAACCACATGCGTTCTTGATGGACGAACCTTTAAGTAACTTGGATTTCAAATTGAGATTGAAGATGAGAACTGAAATCTCGAATTTACAATCAAAATTACATAAAACATTTATTTATGTAACACACGACCAAGCAGAAGCATTGACAATGGGAGACAAAATTGTCGTAATGAAAAAAGGAGAAATCCTTCAAGTAGGAAATGGCGACGAAATCTACAACAATCCAAACTGTAAATTCGTTGCTGATTTCATTGGATCTGCACCAACTAATTTCGTAAAAGTTAATGGTGATTTGACTGTTGGCGATAACACTTACAAATTCGCTCACCCAAAACCATTTTACATGTCATTTAGACCAGAAAAGGCATCACCATATGAAAAAGATGGATTTAAATTTGATTTGACATTAACTGCAATAGAAAACTTGGGTTCTGAACAATATTTGTATGGTTCTCTTCTTGAAAATAGCATCGTAATAAAAGATTTCGAAAACAAAGATTATAAAGTTGGAGAATCTTACACATTCTACGTAGACAAAAATGATTTGTTGTTCTTTGATTTTGAAACAGAAAAAAGAGTCGAAAACGAAATGACAATGTAG
- a CDS encoding ABC transporter substrate-binding protein, translating into MKKKFLAILLVFVLFLSACGNKAADNSKDAKKDENKKEDVVTIHMLVPGYDQGYLKEQFTDAIGRFEKENPNIKVEVISAGWEELNSKVVQLYQAKKAPDIMLLGSRSLRQFSENGILEDMSSMMTDEQKADYIENVLNTGKVSGKQFGIPMALSSRGLFYRSDLIKEAPKNWEELLNVAKENTKGNMKGFAIPTDLTSGTDEILNFIYQNGGKIVDENGNFVINSKENVETLEFFKKLAAYVPDPVSTTRNDQSKMFVNNDLAMYISGGWEKETMDKGKDKTPYKVAMLPEGKQKGVTIVTDSYTMSSISEHKKEAFEFIKFMGKLENQKIITAAYGWFPILHKEAEDPKYADDFNKPMRDIMEFGTPEPQVPNWDDFNKSFTIAVQKAMTGQLSPQEALDNCQKELAK; encoded by the coding sequence ATGAAGAAAAAATTTTTGGCAATTCTTTTAGTATTCGTACTTTTCTTGTCAGCTTGTGGAAATAAAGCAGCTGATAATTCAAAAGATGCAAAAAAAGACGAAAACAAAAAGGAAGATGTAGTAACTATTCACATGTTAGTTCCAGGATATGATCAAGGATATCTAAAAGAACAATTCACAGATGCTATTGGAAGATTTGAAAAAGAAAATCCAAACATCAAAGTTGAAGTTATCAGTGCTGGTTGGGAAGAATTAAACTCAAAAGTAGTTCAATTATACCAAGCAAAAAAAGCTCCTGATATTATGCTTTTAGGTTCAAGATCTTTGAGACAATTCTCTGAAAATGGTATCTTGGAAGATATGTCTTCAATGATGACTGACGAACAAAAAGCAGACTACATTGAAAATGTATTGAACACAGGTAAAGTTAGTGGAAAACAATTTGGTATTCCAATGGCATTATCTTCAAGAGGATTATTCTACAGATCAGATTTGATCAAAGAAGCTCCAAAGAACTGGGAAGAATTATTAAACGTAGCAAAAGAAAACACTAAGGGAAATATGAAAGGATTTGCAATTCCTACAGATTTAACTAGTGGTACTGATGAAATTCTTAACTTCATTTACCAAAACGGTGGTAAAATCGTTGACGAAAATGGTAACTTTGTTATCAATTCAAAAGAAAACGTAGAAACATTAGAATTCTTCAAAAAATTAGCAGCATACGTTCCAGATCCAGTATCTACAACAAGAAATGACCAATCAAAAATGTTTGTTAACAACGACTTAGCAATGTACATTTCTGGTGGTTGGGAAAAAGAAACAATGGACAAAGGCAAGGATAAAACTCCTTACAAAGTTGCAATGTTACCAGAAGGAAAACAAAAGGGAGTTACAATTGTAACTGACTCTTACACAATGAGTTCAATTTCTGAACACAAAAAAGAAGCTTTTGAATTTATTAAATTCATGGGCAAATTAGAAAATCAAAAAATCATAACTGCAGCTTATGGTTGGTTCCCAATTCTTCACAAAGAAGCTGAAGATCCAAAATACGCTGATGATTTCAACAAACCTATGAGAGACATCATGGAATTTGGTACACCAGAACCACAAGTACCAAACTGGGATGATTTCAACAAGAGCTTCACAATTGCAGTACAAAAAGCTATGACTGGTCAATTATCTCCACAAGAAGCTTTGGATAATTGTCAAAAAGAATTAGCAAAGTAA
- a CDS encoding carbohydrate ABC transporter permease: MKKSKMLPYLLLLPCFLVVIILYGYPMVLTFINSFNKVNLLTGSSDFIGLANYKSIFNDPQFYKSLSVTVKYTVITVFLKIFLGFLLAYLLSSNIFAKKQFRFLVLIPWAIPQVAVSTLWKWILDGRYGYINYFFMKLGIIKSPILFLSDPNIALYCAAFVDAWLGISFVSMMFLAALEQIPTSLYEASEIDGANKTRQFFDITLPGIRQTFVTILILVTIWTFNSFNVIYVLTQGGPMRSTETLIIKIYQEAFSRFNIGASSALTMIVVVILSLMTFIYSRSMLNEK, translated from the coding sequence ATGAAAAAATCAAAAATGTTACCATATTTATTATTACTACCATGCTTTTTGGTAGTAATAATTCTATATGGCTATCCTATGGTGTTAACGTTTATTAACTCTTTCAATAAAGTTAATTTACTTACAGGTAGTTCGGATTTTATAGGATTGGCGAATTACAAATCTATTTTTAATGATCCGCAATTCTATAAAAGTTTATCAGTAACTGTGAAGTACACAGTTATAACAGTATTTTTGAAAATATTTCTAGGTTTTTTACTTGCGTATTTATTATCTAGTAATATTTTTGCTAAAAAACAATTTAGATTTTTAGTTCTAATTCCTTGGGCTATTCCTCAAGTTGCAGTGTCAACATTGTGGAAATGGATATTAGACGGAAGATACGGTTATATTAACTACTTCTTTATGAAATTAGGAATTATTAAAAGTCCAATTTTGTTTTTATCAGATCCTAATATTGCGTTATACTGTGCGGCATTTGTAGATGCATGGCTAGGAATATCGTTTGTATCAATGATGTTTTTGGCAGCGTTGGAACAAATTCCGACATCTTTGTATGAAGCAAGTGAAATAGACGGAGCGAACAAAACAAGACAATTCTTCGATATTACATTACCGGGAATTAGACAAACATTTGTTACAATTTTAATTTTAGTAACTATTTGGACGTTTAATTCATTCAATGTAATTTATGTATTGACACAAGGTGGACCAATGAGATCTACAGAAACTTTGATAATCAAAATTTACCAAGAAGCTTTCAGTAGATTCAACATAGGTGCAAGTTCTGCGTTGACAATGATTGTAGTAGTTATCTTGTCGCTAATGACTTTTATTTATTCAAGGAGTATGTTAAATGAGAAATAA
- a CDS encoding carbohydrate ABC transporter permease — MRNKKNVKSTIILTIIVILLLFPIVILVNSSLKTYNELITWPPKFFDSFHFENYTNVLSGDKSILKEFFNSLQISVITMLICILIGSLAAYSVTRFDFKGKNAFMNIILVTQMFSSVIVVNAMYIIFRNFNLLDTKLSLIIATTTSCLPMTVWLLHSYFSQIPIDYEEASWMDGANRMRGIKDVLLPLCFPGIITAGLFAFIAAWGDLIYAKSFITSPELRTISLALTDFQDLYKTTWETQMAASVVATLPPFILFFMIQKYLIKSMVSQGVKG; from the coding sequence ATGAGAAATAAAAAGAATGTAAAAAGCACAATTATACTAACTATTATTGTAATTTTGCTGCTATTTCCGATAGTGATTTTGGTAAACTCATCATTGAAAACATACAACGAACTAATAACTTGGCCGCCAAAATTTTTCGATAGTTTTCATTTCGAAAATTACACAAATGTTTTGTCCGGTGACAAATCAATTCTCAAAGAATTTTTCAACAGTTTACAAATTTCTGTAATTACGATGTTGATTTGCATTCTAATAGGATCATTGGCAGCTTATTCCGTTACGAGATTTGATTTTAAAGGCAAAAATGCATTCATGAATATAATTCTTGTGACACAAATGTTTAGTTCCGTAATCGTAGTAAATGCTATGTATATTATTTTTAGGAATTTCAATTTATTAGACACAAAATTGTCTTTGATTATAGCAACGACAACTTCTTGTTTGCCAATGACTGTATGGTTGTTGCACTCGTATTTTTCACAAATTCCTATAGATTATGAAGAAGCATCTTGGATGGATGGCGCAAACAGAATGCGAGGAATAAAAGATGTATTACTTCCTTTATGTTTTCCAGGAATCATAACTGCAGGATTGTTTGCATTTATAGCTGCATGGGGAGATTTGATTTATGCGAAATCATTTATAACTTCTCCAGAACTTAGAACAATATCATTGGCACTTACAGATTTCCAAGATTTGTACAAAACTACTTGGGAAACTCAAATGGCAGCAAGCGTTGTAGCTACACTTCCACCATTTATATTGTTCTTTATGATTCAAAAATATTTGATTAAATCAATGGTTTCACAAGGGGTGAAAGGTTAA
- a CDS encoding DUF4091 domain-containing protein, whose protein sequence is MIRFIPSTVRQIGISKNNCDEINEKFALKNEETAVQVELELQQKTWINLDKVMTLPWEGVVEMYRIEVNSDCDCKLSFEKDVLDDDLCYKKDAILNKRSGYLPKGFNNLWLDLKSESSGSHEVNIRILKASSFNDEELVYEKSFKLEVSNVEMPQENIFYLDLWQHLSSLARVYDVEYYSDEHFKIIENFMKPLAKAGQKVCDVIVSDYSWAGQTCRMIYDNQSSLYEYNILGCFIENGKLKLDFTNFDRYIEICQKVGMCDEIDIFGLIGNWDRKDFSVILKDFCEPIKVRVYDKDSGKFTFIRNKEMYADYIEQIFNHLIEKNLWSITRVMADQPKNTTDVCECEDLLREIREDVKIKYAIMDGEFYEDFTGDTENFSIILDQYIMVQNGDLKMATEANFQNMTWYVCWTPYNLNQFVRSPLMESRLVGYMTYLFDMKGFLRWNYCLFPDSDDFRYRPDVWACGDMFFVYPGKAGVPEISLRLKQLMYGNYDYSFLRYCESKLGRDYVLDLVKDFTGEISDLAYNEPTREISGGYKDDYVLMESIKKKLALKLENK, encoded by the coding sequence ATGATTAGATTTATACCTTCAACAGTCAGACAAATAGGAATCTCTAAGAATAATTGCGATGAGATAAATGAAAAATTTGCCTTGAAAAACGAAGAGACTGCTGTTCAAGTTGAACTAGAGCTTCAACAAAAAACATGGATAAATTTGGATAAAGTAATGACTCTTCCTTGGGAAGGCGTAGTTGAGATGTATCGAATCGAGGTTAATTCGGATTGCGATTGTAAACTTAGTTTTGAAAAAGATGTGCTAGATGATGATTTGTGTTACAAAAAAGATGCAATTTTAAATAAAAGATCTGGATATCTTCCAAAAGGCTTCAACAATTTGTGGCTTGATTTAAAATCAGAAAGCTCAGGAAGTCATGAAGTTAATATTAGAATTTTAAAAGCTAGCTCATTTAATGATGAAGAGCTTGTTTATGAAAAAAGTTTTAAACTTGAAGTTTCAAATGTAGAAATGCCACAAGAAAATATTTTTTACCTTGATTTGTGGCAACATTTGTCATCTCTTGCGAGAGTTTACGATGTTGAATATTATTCTGATGAGCATTTCAAAATTATAGAAAACTTCATGAAGCCACTTGCAAAAGCCGGCCAAAAAGTTTGCGATGTGATTGTCAGTGATTATTCATGGGCAGGTCAAACATGCAGAATGATTTATGATAATCAATCTAGCTTGTACGAATACAATATTTTAGGTTGCTTCATAGAAAATGGCAAATTAAAATTGGATTTTACAAACTTTGATAGATACATTGAGATTTGTCAAAAAGTTGGAATGTGCGACGAGATAGATATTTTCGGCTTGATTGGGAATTGGGACAGAAAGGATTTTTCTGTAATTTTAAAAGATTTCTGCGAACCGATAAAAGTTCGTGTGTACGATAAGGATTCGGGCAAGTTTACATTTATTAGAAATAAAGAAATGTATGCGGATTACATTGAACAGATTTTTAATCATTTGATTGAAAAAAATTTGTGGAGTATTACACGAGTAATGGCAGATCAACCAAAAAACACTACAGATGTGTGTGAATGTGAAGATTTGTTAAGAGAAATCCGCGAAGATGTCAAAATCAAGTACGCTATAATGGATGGAGAATTTTACGAAGATTTTACTGGCGATACAGAAAACTTTTCTATTATTTTGGATCAATATATTATGGTTCAAAATGGCGATTTGAAAATGGCTACAGAAGCTAATTTCCAAAACATGACATGGTATGTTTGCTGGACACCATACAATTTGAATCAGTTTGTAAGAAGTCCTTTGATGGAATCGAGATTGGTAGGATATATGACTTACTTATTCGATATGAAGGGATTTTTGAGATGGAATTATTGTCTTTTTCCTGATAGCGACGATTTTCGTTACAGACCAGATGTGTGGGCGTGTGGGGATATGTTCTTCGTTTATCCAGGAAAAGCTGGAGTGCCAGAAATTAGTTTGCGCTTGAAGCAATTGATGTACGGAAATTACGATTATTCGTTTTTGAGATATTGTGAATCCAAATTGGGACGAGATTATGTCTTAGATTTAGTAAAAGATTTTACTGGAGAAATTAGTGATTTGGCATACAATGAACCAACTCGAGAAATCTCTGGAGGATACAAGGACGATTACGTTTTGATGGAATCCATCAAGAAAAAATTAGCATTAAAATTAGAAAATAAATAG
- a CDS encoding insulinase family protein, producing MQDYKNFKLIDTRELSDINSTAFLFEHEKTKAKVLKLSNDDENKVFSIAFKTIPQDSTGVAHIMEHSVLNGSKKYTTREPFMDLVKSSLQTFLNAITYPDKTCYPVASRNAKDFKNLVDVYLDAVFNPIVYEKKNIFYQEGWHYEIKNVDDDIKYNGVVYNEMKGSYSSIYTIIFDELFKYLYPDTTYAHSSGGNPYNIPDLTYEKFLEFHDKYYHPSNSFIYFYGNGNIEEELDHLSEYLDEYDYKKIDSEIPYQKPFEKAKKVQVEYNISKDENPDGKDVLVYAANVGHITNVKDAFVSTILSDVLFSNESAIIKEKLLQENICESVENVSSYGQEITMGVIAENSDVKNTEKFEALVKRELENIVKNGIDKDELTSTLNKLEYDLKEAGSFHTKGVIYFLKSALSFMYSDSYYDQLQFSETLAECRKLIDTDYYEKFIEEKLLNNNFKLILSLKATPGLNLKKDNEVKEKLKQYKESLSDEELNELVDLNKNLEQFQSEEDTKEQKDTIPTLELSDIDAKLEDVERIEKKIDNYTFLNPNLFTSNIHYASFMFDLSKFSQKDYFYLSLLSDYIGLSDTTNYDYKKLYTQTYLASGGIFTAIHLSNTKNSQDLKTNFVFSFKTIEKTEDECIKILEEYLFNVKFEDKNRFKNILQNLKQEYKTRILEAGNQFALTRSMASFSEKSVLEDECSGISYYEKLCDVLNDFDEKADITLKKLKDYYEKIVNSNDMIVSIINEKDSASKFFAKLQKSLIAKMNTEEIDIKSSPTKFFKLKEAYKTSSNVNYVVKSADLKKYGFEYNSKITVLTNILNTSFLYNEVRAKGGAYGVGMSVSLNGILYVYSYRDPNIKNTIDIYDQIDKFVENMSFDEKEMKQFIIGTVNQFNPPMTTFTKGSRSINMYLSGRTIEDYENYLENMLHTSVDDLKQFAQIIKKAMKENHLVVVGNDTKIDEDASLFDKIINVE from the coding sequence ATGCAAGATTATAAAAATTTTAAATTAATAGATACAAGAGAATTGTCAGATATCAATTCTACTGCATTTCTTTTCGAACACGAAAAGACAAAAGCAAAAGTTTTGAAGCTTTCTAACGATGACGAAAACAAAGTATTTTCAATTGCTTTTAAGACTATTCCTCAAGATAGTACAGGTGTCGCTCACATAATGGAGCACTCTGTATTAAATGGATCAAAAAAATACACAACACGTGAACCATTTATGGATTTGGTAAAATCTTCACTACAAACATTTTTGAATGCGATAACTTATCCAGATAAAACTTGCTATCCTGTTGCAAGTCGTAACGCCAAGGATTTCAAAAATCTCGTGGACGTTTATTTGGATGCAGTATTTAATCCAATTGTTTACGAAAAGAAAAATATTTTCTACCAAGAAGGATGGCACTACGAAATCAAAAATGTCGATGATGATATCAAATACAATGGTGTAGTGTACAACGAAATGAAGGGCTCTTACAGTTCAATTTATACGATTATTTTCGATGAATTGTTCAAATATTTGTACCCAGACACAACTTATGCACATTCATCGGGCGGAAATCCTTATAATATTCCAGATTTAACATACGAAAAATTCTTGGAATTCCACGACAAATACTACCACCCATCAAATTCGTTCATTTATTTTTATGGAAATGGAAATATCGAAGAAGAATTGGATCATTTGTCAGAATATTTGGATGAATATGATTACAAAAAAATCGACTCAGAAATTCCTTACCAAAAACCATTTGAAAAGGCTAAAAAAGTACAAGTCGAATACAATATATCAAAAGACGAAAATCCTGACGGAAAAGATGTATTGGTATATGCTGCAAATGTCGGACACATCACAAATGTAAAAGATGCATTTGTTTCAACTATTTTAAGTGATGTATTGTTCTCCAACGAATCTGCGATAATCAAAGAAAAATTATTGCAAGAAAACATCTGTGAATCTGTAGAAAACGTATCATCTTACGGCCAAGAAATCACAATGGGTGTTATCGCTGAGAACTCAGATGTAAAAAACACTGAAAAATTTGAAGCATTAGTTAAACGAGAATTAGAAAACATCGTGAAAAACGGAATCGACAAGGACGAACTCACTTCTACTCTTAACAAATTAGAATACGATTTGAAAGAAGCAGGAAGTTTCCACACAAAAGGAGTTATCTATTTCTTAAAATCAGCTCTAAGTTTCATGTACTCAGATAGCTACTACGACCAATTGCAATTCTCAGAAACTCTTGCAGAATGCAGAAAATTAATCGATACAGATTACTACGAAAAATTCATCGAAGAAAAATTATTAAACAACAATTTCAAATTGATACTTTCTTTGAAGGCAACACCAGGTCTTAATTTGAAAAAAGACAACGAAGTTAAGGAAAAATTAAAACAATACAAGGAAAGTTTGTCCGATGAAGAATTGAATGAATTAGTAGATTTGAACAAAAACTTGGAACAATTTCAATCAGAAGAAGACACAAAAGAACAAAAAGACACTATTCCAACATTGGAACTTTCCGATATTGACGCAAAACTTGAAGATGTGGAAAGAATCGAAAAGAAAATCGACAACTACACATTCTTAAATCCAAATCTATTCACATCAAACATTCACTACGCATCATTTATGTTTGATTTGTCGAAGTTCTCGCAAAAAGATTACTTCTATTTGTCACTTCTATCCGATTATATCGGACTAAGCGATACTACAAATTACGATTACAAGAAATTATACACTCAAACATATCTTGCATCAGGTGGAATATTCACTGCTATTCATTTGAGTAATACGAAAAATAGCCAAGATTTGAAAACTAATTTTGTGTTTAGTTTCAAAACAATAGAAAAAACAGAAGACGAATGTATTAAAATCTTGGAAGAATACTTGTTTAATGTAAAATTTGAAGATAAAAACAGATTCAAAAACATACTTCAAAACTTGAAACAAGAATATAAAACAAGAATTCTTGAAGCAGGAAACCAATTCGCATTGACAAGATCGATGGCATCATTCTCAGAAAAAAGCGTATTGGAAGATGAATGTTCTGGAATTAGTTACTACGAAAAATTGTGCGACGTGTTGAATGATTTCGATGAAAAAGCAGACATCACTTTGAAGAAATTAAAAGATTACTACGAAAAAATCGTAAATTCAAACGATATGATCGTTAGCATTATCAACGAAAAAGATTCTGCAAGCAAATTCTTCGCCAAATTACAAAAATCATTGATTGCAAAAATGAACACAGAAGAAATCGACATCAAATCTTCTCCAACAAAATTCTTCAAATTAAAAGAAGCTTACAAGACTTCTTCAAATGTGAATTACGTTGTAAAATCAGCTGATTTGAAAAAATATGGATTTGAATACAATTCCAAAATAACTGTGTTGACAAATATATTGAACACTTCATTCTTGTACAACGAAGTCAGAGCAAAAGGCGGCGCTTACGGAGTTGGAATGAGCGTTAGCTTGAATGGAATATTGTATGTATATTCCTACAGAGACCCTAACATCAAAAACACAATCGACATCTACGATCAAATTGATAAATTTGTCGAAAACATGAGCTTCGATGAAAAAGAAATGAAACAATTCATCATTGGAACTGTGAACCAATTCAACCCACCAATGACGACATTCACAAAAGGAAGTCGTTCGATAAACATGTATTTGTCAGGAAGAACTATTGAAGATTACGAAAATTATCTTGAAAACATGCTACACACATCAGTAGATGATTTGAAACAATTTGCTCAGATAATCAAAAAAGCAATGAAAGAAAATCACTTAGTTGTTGTTGGTAACGACACAAAAATCGATGAAGATGCAAGTCTTTTCGACAAAATAATAAACGTGGAATAA
- a CDS encoding exodeoxyribonuclease III yields the protein MKLISWNVNGYRAVMKKGFMDAFNSLNADIFCLQEIKMKENQMTDEMNIEGYHRYSYSANKAGYSGTLVYTKVEPIGVSYGIGIDEHDTEGRVITCEYEDFFLVNVYTPNSKQKLERLDYRMVWEDEFHNYLNILRDRKPVIVCGDLNVAHNEIDLKNPQSNRRSAGFTDEERNKMSLLLNDGYIDTFRYFYPDKTDEYSYWSYFAKARERNAGWRIDYFLVSDDLKDNLVDAKIHQSIMGSDHCPVELEINF from the coding sequence ATGAAATTAATATCATGGAATGTTAACGGATACAGAGCCGTTATGAAAAAAGGATTTATGGATGCTTTCAATAGTTTGAATGCGGATATTTTTTGTTTACAAGAAATCAAAATGAAAGAAAATCAAATGACTGACGAAATGAACATTGAAGGTTATCACAGATATTCTTATTCAGCTAACAAAGCCGGTTATTCTGGAACTTTGGTTTACACAAAAGTTGAGCCTATTGGAGTAAGTTATGGGATTGGAATTGATGAACACGACACTGAAGGACGTGTGATTACTTGTGAATACGAAGATTTTTTCTTGGTGAATGTCTACACTCCAAACTCTAAACAAAAACTAGAACGCTTGGATTATAGAATGGTGTGGGAAGATGAATTCCACAATTATTTGAATATTTTAAGAGATAGAAAACCTGTAATTGTGTGTGGAGATTTGAATGTCGCTCACAATGAAATTGATTTGAAAAATCCACAATCAAACAGACGCTCAGCAGGATTCACCGATGAAGAAAGAAACAAAATGTCACTTTTATTAAATGATGGATACATCGATACATTCAGATATTTTTATCCAGATAAAACTGACGAATATTCGTATTGGTCGTATTTTGCAAAGGCGAGAGAAAGAAACGCTGGTTGGAGAATAGATTATTTCTTGGTTAGCGATGATTTGAAGGACAATCTTGTTGATGCGAAAATTCACCAAAGCATAATGGGATCAGACCATTGTCCAGTTGAATTGGAAATAAATTTTTAA
- a CDS encoding SDR family oxidoreductase gives MSRNRIWISGADGKIGKVLQKYLDPFEDEVLATDKYIVDIVNSDETSIFARRNRPNIIINCSALTDPVLCQENPDEAFRVNALGARNMAVAANTVDAKIIHMSADDVFSGQSRSAYREYDTPHPTTMYGKSKLMGENFVREFSVKHFILRTSWLFSPVNHRVEDIIKEAIQTGKVYVPKAQYSSPTSAYQLAEFIVKLMATYDYGIYHASCEGVASRKEFAEEILKIKGIDAEVIEDENLRIEGHRPDFTALENFLLNTSQIYKFTDWQTSLQKYIEKNNL, from the coding sequence ATGAGTAGAAATAGAATTTGGATAAGTGGAGCAGATGGAAAAATCGGAAAAGTATTGCAGAAATATTTGGATCCATTTGAAGATGAGGTATTGGCAACAGACAAATACATCGTAGATATTGTAAATTCCGATGAAACTTCTATATTTGCAAGAAGAAACAGACCGAATATAATCATCAATTGTTCTGCATTAACAGATCCTGTATTGTGTCAAGAAAATCCAGACGAGGCTTTCAGAGTAAATGCTTTGGGTGCGAGAAACATGGCAGTTGCAGCGAACACTGTGGATGCAAAAATAATTCACATGTCTGCAGACGATGTTTTCAGTGGACAATCCAGAAGTGCATACAGAGAATACGACACTCCACATCCTACGACAATGTATGGTAAAAGCAAATTGATGGGAGAAAATTTTGTAAGAGAATTCAGCGTGAAACATTTTATTTTGAGAACTAGCTGGTTATTTTCACCAGTAAATCACAGAGTAGAAGACATTATAAAAGAAGCAATTCAAACAGGAAAAGTTTACGTTCCTAAAGCACAATATTCTTCTCCAACAAGTGCATATCAATTAGCTGAGTTTATCGTAAAATTGATGGCTACTTACGATTACGGTATTTATCATGCATCATGTGAAGGAGTTGCTAGTAGGAAAGAATTTGCAGAAGAAATCTTGAAAATAAAAGGAATTGATGCAGAAGTAATCGAAGATGAAAATTTGAGAATAGAAGGTCACAGACCAGATTTTACAGCTTTGGAAAACTTCTTGTTGAACACTTCACAAATTTACAAATTCACTGATTGGCAAACTTCTTTGCAAAAATATATCGAAAAAAACAATTTGTAA